One segment of Pantoea sp. Lij88 DNA contains the following:
- the soxR gene encoding redox-sensitive transcriptional activator SoxR encodes MKKERNYPKPVLTPGEVARRSGVAVSALHFYETKGLISSTRNSGNQRRYSRDVLRRVAIIKIAQRIGIPLATVSDSLDHIPANKRMSTLEWDALTQHWREELDKRIETLTRLRNDLDGCIGCGCLSMRDCPLRNPGDRLGQQGSGAVLLDPEQDDKHPDVE; translated from the coding sequence ATGAAAAAAGAACGCAACTATCCCAAACCGGTTTTAACACCGGGTGAAGTGGCGCGCCGCAGCGGTGTGGCGGTCTCGGCGCTGCATTTCTATGAGACCAAAGGGCTCATCTCCAGCACGCGTAACAGCGGCAATCAGCGGCGATACAGCCGTGATGTGCTGCGACGCGTCGCGATTATCAAGATTGCACAGCGCATCGGCATTCCGCTGGCGACGGTCAGCGACAGTCTGGATCACATTCCGGCGAACAAGCGTATGTCGACACTCGAGTGGGATGCGCTGACTCAGCACTGGCGCGAAGAGCTGGATAAGCGCATTGAAACCCTGACCCGCCTGCGTAATGACCTGGATGGCTGCATCGGTTGCGGCTGCCTGTCGATGCGCGACTGCCCGCTGCGCAATCCCGGCGACCGGCTGGGACAGCAGGGCTCGGGTGCGGTGCTGCTCGACCCGGAACAGGATGATAAACATCCGGATGTGGAGTGA
- a CDS encoding YjcB family protein: MATLTASFLVMRWELLSAIMMFFASTLKTKLRQDSRHVMAFMCGGIGLGMTCWFVTGLMGITLSMENVNNFVEISKHAFIDVMSQAPADWPMP, translated from the coding sequence ATGGCTACGTTAACCGCCAGTTTTCTTGTTATGCGTTGGGAATTGCTGAGCGCAATCATGATGTTTTTTGCCAGCACCCTGAAAACCAAACTTCGTCAGGATAGCCGTCACGTGATGGCCTTTATGTGTGGCGGAATTGGTTTAGGCATGACCTGCTGGTTTGTTACCGGCCTGATGGGCATTACCCTGAGCATGGAAAACGTGAATAACTTCGTGGAAATCTCAAAGCATGCCTTTATCGATGTGATGAGCCAGGCGCCTGCTGACTGGCCGATGCCCTGA
- a CDS encoding ATP-grasp fold amidoligase family protein, which translates to MLKLKEELRKSVQYFIKKMPWAYQDRIYYFHKFRKLPNLRQPKVFNEKVLYRKFIFGDYQNYGRLSDKYSVREFIAEKIGNEYLIPLVHETTDPTTLNSLPCWKGTVIKPNHASNMVEILLEEPDALRKQQIIHDCYRWLKTDFANEAREIHYRYIKPRILVEKYIGDGKSAPIDYKFHMFNKRDGKFEYVLQVIYNRCQPLLSMNFYVNNLNEAYHKIRDTGLDVSPIMPSLEHALELSKKLASDFDYVRVDWYIHDERIYFGELTFTPGAGLVTGLDRGLNQMMGDMWIQDRRGTQSPGVTVQDVNIPAMLKKI; encoded by the coding sequence ATGCTCAAGTTGAAAGAAGAACTCAGAAAAAGTGTGCAGTACTTTATTAAGAAGATGCCCTGGGCTTATCAGGATCGCATTTACTACTTCCATAAGTTCAGAAAGCTGCCCAATCTGCGTCAGCCAAAAGTGTTCAACGAGAAGGTGTTGTACCGTAAGTTTATCTTCGGCGATTACCAGAATTACGGTCGTCTGTCAGATAAGTACTCGGTGCGCGAATTCATTGCTGAGAAAATCGGTAATGAATACCTGATTCCGCTGGTACACGAAACGACTGACCCGACGACGCTGAACAGCTTACCCTGCTGGAAGGGGACGGTGATTAAGCCGAACCACGCCTCCAACATGGTCGAGATTCTGCTGGAAGAGCCGGACGCACTGCGCAAGCAGCAGATCATTCATGACTGCTATCGCTGGCTGAAGACCGACTTCGCCAACGAAGCGCGTGAGATTCACTATCGCTACATCAAGCCACGTATCCTGGTTGAGAAGTACATTGGTGATGGCAAAAGCGCGCCGATTGATTACAAGTTCCATATGTTCAACAAGCGTGATGGCAAGTTCGAATATGTGCTGCAGGTCATCTACAACCGCTGCCAGCCGCTGCTGTCGATGAACTTCTACGTGAATAACCTCAATGAGGCCTATCACAAGATTCGCGATACCGGTCTGGATGTGTCACCGATTATGCCGTCACTGGAACATGCGCTCGAACTGAGCAAGAAGCTGGCTAGCGATTTCGACTACGTGCGTGTGGACTGGTATATCCATGACGAACGCATCTACTTTGGCGAACTGACCTTCACCCCAGGTGCAGGACTGGTCACCGGCTTAGATCGTGGTTTAAATCAGATGATGGGAGATATGTGGATTCAGGATCGCCGCGGAACGCAGAGCCCGGGCGTTACAGTGCAGGATGTTAATATCCCTGCCATGTTGAAGAAAATTTAA
- a CDS encoding glutathione S-transferase produces MITVHHLEKSRSHRVLWLLEELEVPYQIKRYQREPTMLAPEALKKVHPLGKSPVITDGNQVVAESGAILEYLEEKYDHEFRLKVSDEASRLQCRYWLHYAEGSLMPLLVMKLIFGQMGKAPVPWLMRPVGAAFGKGVQKAFLDKQLKPHMQMIEQHLAANPWFAGQRFSIADIQMSFPLLALARRAGLDQMPATEKWLQTVQQRAAWQRAIAQGGELSLPG; encoded by the coding sequence ATGATCACCGTTCACCATCTTGAGAAATCGCGCTCGCATCGGGTGCTGTGGCTGCTGGAAGAGCTGGAAGTGCCGTACCAGATAAAACGCTATCAACGCGAACCGACCATGCTGGCTCCGGAGGCGCTGAAAAAAGTGCATCCGCTGGGGAAATCGCCGGTCATTACCGACGGGAACCAGGTGGTGGCAGAATCAGGGGCCATTCTCGAATACCTCGAAGAGAAATATGATCACGAGTTCCGGCTGAAAGTCAGCGATGAGGCGTCACGGCTACAGTGCCGCTACTGGCTGCATTATGCCGAAGGGTCGCTGATGCCGCTGCTGGTGATGAAGCTGATTTTCGGACAGATGGGCAAAGCGCCGGTGCCGTGGCTGATGCGTCCGGTCGGCGCGGCCTTCGGTAAAGGGGTGCAGAAGGCGTTCCTGGATAAACAGCTTAAGCCCCACATGCAGATGATCGAACAGCATCTGGCGGCTAACCCCTGGTTTGCCGGTCAGCGTTTCTCGATTGCGGATATCCAGATGAGCTTTCCGCTGCTGGCGCTGGCGCGACGTGCCGGACTCGATCAGATGCCTGCTACGGAGAAATGGCTGCAGACTGTGCAGCAGCGTGCCGCCTGGCAACGTGCGATTGCGCAGGGCGGCGAGCTTTCACTCCCAGGTTAA
- the soxS gene encoding superoxide response transcriptional regulator SoxS: protein MMQEEIIHSLTHWIDQNLDKSLSIDEVAAKSGYSKWHLQRMFRSVTKQTLGGYIRERRLTLAAEALSQTQRPVFDIAMQYGYDSQQTFSRVFRRQFAQTPTAYRHTMRRQAIQRPRLLSFGCNDPINSFTQRTTGECCPVR, encoded by the coding sequence ATGATGCAAGAAGAGATCATTCATTCCCTGACGCACTGGATTGACCAGAACCTGGATAAAAGCCTGTCTATTGATGAAGTTGCAGCGAAATCGGGCTATTCGAAGTGGCATCTGCAGCGTATGTTCCGTTCCGTAACGAAACAGACGCTGGGTGGCTATATTCGTGAGCGCCGCCTGACGCTGGCAGCAGAAGCCCTGTCGCAGACACAGCGGCCGGTGTTTGATATTGCGATGCAGTATGGCTATGACTCGCAGCAGACCTTCTCACGGGTGTTTCGTCGTCAGTTTGCCCAGACGCCGACCGCGTACCGCCACACTATGCGCCGCCAGGCGATTCAGCGCCCTCGCCTGCTGAGTTTTGGCTGTAACGATCCGATTAACAGCTTTACCCAGCGCACCACCGGCGAGTGCTGCCCGGTTCGTTAA
- a CDS encoding NCS2 family permease translates to MSTESRPASGKLDAWFSIPARGSSVRQEILAGLTTFLAMVYSVIVVPGMLGKAGFSPSAVFVATCLVASFGSILMGLWANLPMAIGCAISLTAFTAFSLVLGQHISVPVALGAVFLMGLLFTLISVTGIRAWILRNLPMGVAHGTGVGIGLFLLLIAADGVGLVVKNPAPGLPVALGHFTTFPVMMTLLGLAAIIGLEKRRVPGGILLTIIAISLLGLIFDPAVSYQGLFALPSLRDASGQSLLFSLDIMGAMKPAVLPSVLALVMTAVFDATGTIRAVAGQANLLDKQGQIINGGRALTSDSVSSLFAGLVGASPAAVYIESAAGTAAGGKTGLTAIVVGLLFLAILFMSPLAYLVPAYATAPALMYVGLLMLSNVAKVDFGDFVDAMSGLLTAVIIVLTCNIVTGIMIGFASLVVGRLFAGEWRKLNVGTVIIAVALVAFYAGGWAI, encoded by the coding sequence ATGTCAACTGAATCACGCCCGGCCAGTGGAAAACTGGACGCCTGGTTCTCGATCCCGGCGCGCGGCAGCAGCGTGCGTCAGGAAATTCTGGCCGGACTCACCACCTTCCTGGCGATGGTCTACTCCGTCATCGTGGTGCCGGGAATGCTGGGCAAAGCCGGTTTCTCCCCCTCCGCCGTGTTTGTCGCCACCTGTCTGGTCGCCAGCTTCGGTTCCATCCTTATGGGGCTGTGGGCCAATCTGCCGATGGCCATTGGCTGCGCCATCTCCTTAACCGCCTTTACCGCTTTCAGCCTGGTGCTGGGGCAGCACATCAGCGTGCCGGTCGCGCTGGGCGCGGTGTTCCTGATGGGCCTGCTGTTTACCCTGATCTCCGTGACCGGCATCCGTGCCTGGATTTTGCGTAACCTGCCGATGGGCGTGGCGCACGGCACCGGCGTCGGGATTGGCCTGTTTCTGCTGCTGATTGCCGCTGACGGGGTGGGGCTGGTGGTGAAAAACCCGGCGCCGGGCCTGCCGGTGGCGCTGGGTCACTTCACCACGTTCCCGGTGATGATGACGCTGCTGGGACTGGCTGCGATTATCGGACTGGAGAAGCGCCGGGTGCCGGGCGGCATCCTGCTGACGATTATCGCCATTTCGCTGCTGGGCCTGATCTTTGACCCGGCGGTAAGCTATCAGGGGCTGTTTGCGCTGCCGAGCCTGCGTGACGCCAGCGGTCAGTCGCTGCTGTTCAGCCTCGACATCATGGGGGCAATGAAACCTGCGGTGCTGCCCAGCGTGCTGGCGCTGGTGATGACGGCGGTCTTTGATGCCACCGGCACCATTCGCGCGGTCGCGGGTCAGGCAAATCTGCTGGATAAACAGGGCCAGATTATTAATGGTGGCCGTGCGCTGACCAGCGACTCGGTCAGCAGCCTTTTTGCCGGTCTGGTGGGCGCGTCACCGGCGGCGGTCTATATCGAGTCGGCAGCAGGAACGGCGGCGGGCGGCAAAACCGGTCTGACCGCGATTGTGGTCGGCCTGCTGTTCCTCGCCATTCTGTTTATGTCGCCACTGGCTTATCTGGTGCCCGCTTACGCGACTGCGCCTGCCTTGATGTATGTCGGTCTGCTGATGCTCAGTAACGTGGCGAAAGTCGACTTCGGTGATTTTGTCGATGCGATGTCGGGCCTGTTAACGGCGGTGATCATCGTGCTCACCTGCAACATCGTGACCGGTATCATGATCGGTTTCGCCAGCCTGGTGGTGGGGCGTCTCTTCGCCGGTGAATGGCGGAAGCTCAACGTCGGCACCGTGATTATTGCCGTTGCGCTGGTGGCGTTTTACGCCGGTGGCTGGGCGATCTGA